TTATATATAGTCACAAAATTGTCCCTAAGTAGACTTCGTTGCGGTTTAGTCGGAAATGTACAACTACCAATTCTAGTCACAGTTTCGTCGCAAATATACAACTATATAAAAGAGTCCGTAATCCATCGCAAATAAGCGACCATGTTGCGAGTAGATTCCAAAAATTCCAGAGTGGATCAGGACGAGAACCAACATATTTTGCGACCGTTTTTTTGCGACCATCAAAAAGAGTCGCGAAGTAGTCGCAAAACCATTATTTGCGACTAAAGAGCGACTATAGTAGGAGTGGCAAatggcctgttttcttgtagtgttacaTAGGTAATGCAATGCGGTTCAGAACAAACACGCACCAAATTATCCACTTTACTATTCTATATGCAAAGAATCAAAACTAACGAAAAGGACGTGAACTCGGTGTAGTCAATCTTTATGTCCTCTAAGTAAGGTGTAAACGCAGGCTACTTAGAAGGCaaaaacaccatcttcactagATCACAGTAATTGGTGAGGAAGATAACATGCTAATTATCCGGCCCAATCGTATACCTCATTGCCCAGGATTAGGGCTTCAATCTTCCCATGAAAAAACGTGAGACTCTGCCTCCTATTCGCTGCCCCCATGGTTGGCCCCAACAACATCATAATATTCACCATGTTTATACCATACAAAATAGTTAGGCGTAAATCCTCTACTTAGCAAATGACTAGAAACTGAGACAGCTTTCAACGACTTCGAATTCCCACATACTACACAAGGGCAGTAAAACCTACCTCTGCTATTCTGTGCATGGCTACTAGCAAAAGCGATGAACTCTTCCACACCCGCCGAATAATCCAATGAGATATGATTAGTGAATGGATCGATCCGATTGTACATCCATACTCTTGATTGATTGTTCcacattgtttttgtttaatctttttttttctttgttctttccttcttctctcgtttttttttctttgatgtcGATGTAAATGAGGGAAAAAGTGTGGTCGTATACGTAGGAGATATTTTGCGACTCTTTTGTGACCAATTCAGAAAGAGTCACAAAATATCAGTACACTAATCCACATTGATCACGTTTTTTGCCGACATGGAGCGActcttttgcgactgtttttCACAGAGTCCCAAAAGTTGGGTACATCTACCTTTCACATTCTCAACGTTTTTTGCCGACATGCCGCTACTACTTTGCGACTTAATGATACTCGAAAACGTTGTTGCAAATTGTTGCCATATTGCGACTAATTTACGACGGCTCTTACAGACCAGAACAGCAGTTGCAAAGTGGTcacaaaatatatcttttttgtgATGAAATAATTTCATTCACAAAAGAATACGTATTCAGTCGCTAAATTGAGACGAAATTACGTCTGTTTTGTTTAGTCATTAATAAGCGACGCTTTTCCTTCCGTTTTTCCTGTAGTCGTTAATCAGTAGTAAAACAATCACAAAATCGTCACAAATATTTGGGACTATTTAATCAGTCTCAAATGATAGTCCCAAAATgcatgtttttttgtagtgtaaaaattgtattttagcATTGGCTCATTTAAGTTAATGTTCTTTagctgttgacaaaaaaaaagtttacatcaattaattacaaaatattatctaGTTAATTAGAACTGAAGATATTTCCTATAAAAATTACAACGAACTATCACTATtgaattaaataacaaaacttataataaaaattgtaaatttaaatCATGCTTTAGGCGTACAAATATGTTAGACCATCTTAACCCCCATTGACCACTTCCTACGATGCATGCAAACGTAGAAATAATGTGAATAAgaataaccaaaattttgtgcaaacactatttatatattaacgTAGGTGCTTATGTCTTTCATTTGATAATATGttatgttttgacaaaaaaacaatatttccattttttttttttttaaacactatGATCCGGTAAGGTCGCATTGCACACGCGCGAACATGAAGATAACGTAATGGaccaatgattttttttttttcttttctcttttgtcacAAGACCAATGGTAAAGTGACAAATTAGACAACATCCTTAGTGTTATATGATTCCCGAATGGACCCATATATGCTTTTCTGTATGTTTGGAATGCGTCTTTGCTACCAACACTTGCAATACGCGTGCGTGCGTGGAATCTACTTTACTTGTTTTGGATGCTAACTAAAGGtagtttttgagaatttgagatAAGCAATGTTCTAACGCGGCACAGCACCTTTTCCATGAATATGTAGGTATACGTCGTTCAATGTTGGGCTCTCCATTGTATACTAACATTCAAATTTATCTCTATTGAAGTCGACGGGttgttcagatttttttttttatcttttttgaaGTCCTTTAAAGACATAGCACCTTCTTTAAGCAAAGTTTCGATCAAATTCATAATCCCATCAAACATGATCCTCAAACTCTGGTTACATAAGTGAAAGTTTGATAATGTCTAccccaaaatttttttataagtcgAGTTGTATCCCTTATTCCGTAAATGACTAACGTTTATTCATCCAATTTAACACTAGATTTGACGGAAACTTAAACAATTATTATGGTTAAAGGACACAACTCGATTTGTAGAATTTGTGTGGTAGACATTGACAAACTTTCACTAGTGTGTTAGGGGTAGATCCTCACCCCAACAAGAAGCTCGGTCCAGGAAAAGTCCAAAATAAATCTCTTAGGAAGAAagggtattttggtctttttggaGGAtgaaccgacacgattccctataaGTACAGGAGTACGGCCTTCGAGAAAAGGGATCATGAAAAAGGGAAAGAATACGGATATTAAGCACATAACTCGTCTAAGTCCTGAATCGACGAGCTCGCAGCTCGTCTTAAGTCTAGTTATTTCACCTCGTCTAAATTGTGTTGTAACTCGTCCTTTTGCTTCGGCATTAATCaataaaagagaacttcgaccctccATTCACCGAGTTAAACATAtctaattgtgaccgatttGAACATCAACATAGTGTATAGCTAGAACCCGAATGTCGAGTACTCGAGTTAAATAGAATTTTGGACTTAATCGAAACTTTGCGTGGAGATACAACCCGCCTATCctctaaataagtaaatattgataataaaaaaaaaatatattaaaagagatacaatctagataaaaaaaaattttttaatttcacatTATGGTTTGTACCAAATCTTAAACACATATATATGAATACAAGAGCACATCATTTGCAGTAGTATAGATGAGATCGAAACAACAGAGAGCATACGGTTATATATGTGACAAATATGTGAGGATAAAAATCAATTCGATATGaatatgtttttgaatttttcagaATGTACTATATactatactagattaggaccgtccgatgtgcgggtttagagtttttaaaataaaataaaatttaataaagaacataaagttaatatttttaataagtaaaaactatctataaaagtaaatagatacactgaggtgtccaatgtgatatttggtgtaaaaggtacactctgcggttgagactattaatcatgttttctttgaatgtccTCGCTCGTATGAAGTTTGGAATTTATTTCCatcagagggttttccatatgagtcggtatactcgaatttggattttgttttctggaggggtgcctctcaacagggtgatcttgatcaacttcttcaatcaCAATGAATTTTATAGGCGAAtaatataattgctcaggctttgggcTATAAGTTAGCCTGGaaagaggcgctctcttttatgGCGGTCATGCCAGCTCCATCTTCGTCTTCAGAtatccaggtttcttcacctggttgtcagattgatggttcttggaaaattaccaatgtgcattcaggattgAGCTTGTGGTGTTgtgttggtgaggagcgaatcttgttgttgggggccaagtgtctaagacggagccccttgaaagaccccgacccggacgtCCCAGTGTCCGCGGTCACAGCTTCCACCCGGCCCCATTCCTGGCCGAATATCCATTGAATTGGTCTCTTAGCTTTGGCTCGCGGCCTTGCTTCGTAGACCTTTATACGCAGCGGAATATATCTTTACCCATGACCATCCCTTggtgcttagccatacaaccaaccaaccccactgGCTTTGCACATATTAGGGATGGAgacttatagtcccttcggttcacGGTGAATGGTTGCTCTATCGGCTTCCCGAACCACTTGTCTTTCCGAAGCTTGTACCGGACGTACCGTCCATTGACCTATCGGTCATACCGTATTACCTCAGTCGACTTGCCGGTCTTGGTATCAAAGCCTGGTCCGATCCaacgatccgaccccataatcgaattGCCAATCCACAGACCGAGCCGATACTTCTGACTGACTCGTCGACCACTCGACCGATCCATCCGACATACGGCTCGTATCATCGATCCTTAGATCGCCCGATCCGACTAGCTATCGAATCACCGGTCGACCCTTGATCGATCCGTCCGTGGACGCAGATCGTCAATGACCATTCGATCGGTCCGACACTATGATCGAACCGTCGATCATCCTGCGGTCAGTTCGACTCTCCGGACGAACCACCGTTTATCCTACGATCTGATCAGCCCGATTGCCGACCCGTCGCTTGTCTCATCGTATcttcgatagagaggtagcgtgcgcatcagttcggacgagaTTACTCgtcgagccgcacccccttttcttcttaggctttgatggacgatggaaggatgatggtATCGAAAACTGAAGGCCACGCCCTCTATATATAGGATTCTGGCCGAAGTCTAGGTCCCAAAAGGTACCTGTTCGACAAGACCCTTCGATCGCACACGTTCGGCCGTGCCTGTTCGCAATGATCGTTCGTCATGCCTGTTCGGACACGTCTATTCGCTTATGTCTGATCGTCCGTGACTATTCGGTCATGCCTGTTCGGTCATGCATGTTCAGTCACGCCTGTTCAGTCATGCCTGTTCGTCCCTACCCGTTCGTCACCGCGTCCTCTGACCGACACGAGATCCCCAGCTGACTCGTACACTGTCCACTATTGTCCAGCTGGCCGAGCTCGGTCGAGCttcctggcagctggtcgagctgtccgagagctgtccgcagctgacCTAACTTGTTCGTCAAACTTGCGGAGCTCGTTAAGCTCATATTCAAGCTGGTTGAGCTAGTAGAttagctacttaagctcatTTAGCTATcgatttccttaaaacaaattgcccCCCCTTTAGGAGCGCGGGACGCGGGCGTTACACCCCTCCCCTACATTtagagttagaagcgttgttgtgggccatggagcggatacgtgctgcagggatcgcttgtcaacatttcgagactgattatgctgagttactcactatggtgcagtccCCTGAAGATTGGCCGTCCATCTCCAACCTGCTCGATaagtttaactcgctggagtcctaCCCACTATTCTCTATCTCTTGGATCCCTtgtgcgtcaaatacgaaggcagATGGTCTTGCCCGTgcttcgcgttctcttatctctgaaatCTCTTTTGTAAACTCCTTCCCTCAAGGTTGGGCAACTAACCGAAGAATTTCCTTTTAAATTAtggtttggttgaaaaaaaagtatatatataaatacacttttagttaaacaaaatagttgtagatgagttcaaagttattaaaataaacttaaatttaacaaagagtatatatttaattcttttcgtaagtaaaaaaacaatgtataaaagtaaagtaaataaacttttagttatagaaataGTTGtctttattttgctataatacactaatgtatatccatttacaaatctactatctacattatcactaaaagtgtatttgtacacacaaatatattttactgttaaagtatactctttagtctttactactaccaacaaattgacTTTATGAACACaataaataacctattatatgtctcttcactttaacatttttatagttacaaaaacgcatacgttaatcttacatactcctatcttatatatataatagcagtttttttgaataaattatttgattggtgaaaaaaatacaagataatctattttttttacttcaacaatctttttcttcatgTAAAGGTGaggtttttacatttttttagaaaaaataattaattgtataatttttacaatcattttttcatcttatataaaaagtaaccctttttcttgtaaaattagcaacttaaaattaaaataagtaaacaatactataatttcgaattttatgatatatatatatatatatgtataattttcttatattgatcttttctaaattttaaagatgtttaaattttataattttcttataattaccgattaatatttttaaatctgttaaaaccaaaactttggTTTTACATTTGGATgtttacaaaggttttttttcttttaaagattttaaatagaactagatttttttttctctattttacttttatataaaatatttttaatggtatgttttgaatttttacatttttattttttaaaattttaatatatttaaattgacacgtgtcaatatctgaatgatacaattgacacatgtcacgatcttgttaatgagttaCTTTGACatcaagatttatataataagatgtcaTTTTACGTCAAGATAACATATATAACTTATGACATTGAAATAAAGAACCCTTTgccctaattatttttttccatgtaAATGCTTTGTACTGTATATTTAAGCCTAGATTGGCAAAGCGGAGAGGGGAGCAACAACGGTAAGCAGCTGAAGCAGGGGCAGAGAACAGGGAGCTGTGAGCGAAGGCTGGGAGAGCAGGGAGCTGTGATTGGGGGCTGGGAGATGagttataatctttttttttatataaataaaatgctttattttgaaataaatttattgATGACTAATTTACGTAgcttatattaaatatatatttttgaaaatgttaattttaaatttgaataagaGAATATTGAAAGCATATTCGAatatattgttgattatttGGACTCAAGTCAAATATTGTTTTACCAGAatattttggtttcaaaattaaaGCAACGTGGTGAAAAACGCAACGTGGTGAAAAACGCTTTCCCAATCCAGGTTTTAATACTAAAATTCTTGAAAATATGAACCAACTAAGTAACAGAACATCACccgaaaaaaggaaaaaagagagtCACATATTGTGTTggtattttaagaaaataaaaaagcatcTGTCATTTAAGAAAACCAATTGGATTTTGTTATAATAGGTTATTACCGAAacgaaaaatagaaagaagaaacgGATATTGCACACAATTTCTGTTTGTTAAGATGAAACATCCTGCAATGTCCTTACGCGTCATCCTCATTCTTACATGgatgtttctcttcttctcccaatCTTTCTTccttaatctatttttttcccCTCTAGATCTATCTCTATCCAAAATCTCCCGAAAATTCTCCCAAAACCTATCTATTCTCAATCTGATCTCTATTGTTCCTTTGTTTCCTTACTCACATTCTTGGATCTGCTGAAGAAGCCACAAGGAGCTTCGTTCACGAGCCTTTGAGAGAAGTATGTAAAACCGAATTACGCTAGAAATTTGTTATCTCTTGTGTGtaaaaattgagaaacgaaCATGTCGTTTAGATCACATTCGACGGGGAGTAGTCAATTCGCAGAGAAGATAACAGAGGATCCTGTAACGTATAAGACAGCACAAAGCACCGTGACGTGCATCTACCAAGCACATATATCTGGATTTTGGAGGAATGTGACGGTATTGTGGTCCAAGAATCTCATGAACCATTCGCTTATGGTCATGGTGACTAGCGTGGAAGGTGATATGAATTACTGTTGCAAGGTTGATCTCAAGCCCTGGCATTTTTGGAACAAGAAAGGCTATAAGTCGTTCGAGGTGGAAGGGAACCCGGTAGAGGTGTATTGGGATTTTAGGTCTGCGAAATTCGTGAGTAGCCCCGAGCCGAGTTCGGATTTCTACGTGGCTTTAGTCTCAGAGGAAGAGGTGGTTTTATTGGTGGGTGATTACAAGAAGAAGGCTTTCAAGAGAACAAAGTCGAGGCCCGCTTTGGTAGAGGCTGCCTTGTTCTACAAGAAAGAAAACGTGTTTGGCAAGAAGTGTTTTACGACCAGGGCTAAGTTTTACGACGAGAAAAAAGAGCACGAGATCATTGTCGAAAGCTCGACCTCGGGGCCTAAAGAGCCAGAGATGTGGATAAGCATAGACGGGATTGTGTTGGTACAAGTAAAAAATCTGCAATGGAAATTTAGAGGGAATCAGACGGTGCTGGTCGATAAACAACCAGTTCAAGTGTTTTGGGATGTGTATGATTGGTTGTTCAGCACGCCAGGGACAGGCCACGGTATGTTTATATTTAAACCAGGGAACGGTGAAGATAGCGACATGGAAGGGAGTGGtcacggtggtggtggaggtggtgagAGCGATACAAGTACAGCTGGGAGCAGGTATTATTCGACCAAAAGTAGTAACCCCTGGCCGCCCGAGTTTTGCCTTTTTCTTCATGCTTGGAAACTGGACTAGTAGTATTGGAAACAAGAAGCCTGTTCACTTATTGTTGTTTCATGTGGTTGTAAATTATATCTTTCCtcataagttttttaatatacgATGACAAACAACACAGTCATGAAAAATGTTATGCCGTACGTAGAAGAGATATTTGTAATGCTATAATTGCACCCTCACGATGCACTTTTTCTACCACAAGGTTTTTCTTATATGTCttgttttaaaagagttttgaactttttattCATCTTGTCGAACCAAATATTATTGTATTGTGGATTTTAATCCATGAACCAATgcttaaaaattgaaaaatatataaacagcACACGCAGAATCAAACGAAACATTAATCCACAAGAATCTGAATCAGAGTTCTGATCATGTAATAAATTTGTGAGGGTACGTATAAAATCCACAAGAAGCTAAATTGTAGTTGTAATCCTGTGATTGATTAAATTGTCAGAGTAGAACACACTAgtgttttggaaaaataatcaaattccgTAAAATTGAAACATTAGAAATACCTTATTTAATAACtaaacaactttaaaaaaatcagttatgacatatacaaatataaatattttatttactattatgaataatactgtatttttttttggtaagaagaaTAATACtgtatttatgttatataatatgataaagTTTCACTTAACTTTTCCTCTCGAGCTGACATGTGGCAATTATTACTCCAGTGGAAGAAAAGTACTGTATAACTTTGTAGAAATAATAATCATtccataaaaattttaaatgactCATACAACAAAGGTCGCAGAATATAAACTAACtcaaagtttaaactttaaagaaaaagaaagaacaagtgGATTTTATAGTTAGTGTCTTAGTGAGAAGAAGGGTGGGGAATCGGGTGGACAGAGAActtcatgttgttgttgttgttgcagccGTTGTGGTCTCCACAGACGAAGTAGTAAGTCTGAACCTTACGCAGAAGCAACTTGAAGCCCCATGATGATGAACCTCGTCGTGCGGCCAGCTTCTTGCCTCTGGTCACATCACATCTCTTGAAGCTCTTGTTATTTGAGAACGTGATCTCCAAGTTCAGCAAGATCTCACATTTATCTCCTTCTTAAAGTCTCTTATTCGAGAACGTGATCTCCAAGTTCAGCAAGATCTCACATTTATCTCTTTTTTAAAGTCTCTTTCTATTATGTACATGAATGTATATTTTAGATTCCTTTTGTGAATGGCTCTtgtattttatataagaaaacaccTATCAATGGAAGAAGACAGAGTTTTCCCATTAGCTTGTGTtgtttaacatggtatcagagcctacacACGCTGGCCCGTTAATTAATCCGGCCCGAATAGAGGCTTGATCACCCCATTAATTGATAGCCCAAAGGAAGGCCCAATTCCATCGAGATAGCTAAATAAAGGAGCTAAAATCTCATAACACCCTTTCTAtcaaaacaaattctcaaaactccctcaatggtaaaaggacaATATTACCATTAATGAAGATTGTtttaggttaaatataattaaataagtaattgTTCAACGAAAATCACAGTAgcttagtggttgtgagctcCATGCGCACGCGTGCGCGCCCAGGGTTCGAATCCCACTATGCGCAgtacaactggtacaactagggtgcaactggtacaactagggtgcaactggtacaactactatggtgcaactggtacaactaggggatatatggtacaactatGCAAGGTGCAACTAGGAgatatatggtacaactattctttaaaaattgttagaggggTAGTTTCGTCCTTTCGTTAAAAAAAGGGGTAGTGAGATTAAGTGGGGGTAATGCAGAGATGAATTTCTGGTATAGGGACACTAGAGATGAAATCTCTAAATAAAGAGCATTATCTCGAGGGGGCGTGATGGATTCTGTCGAGATTAATGGCTATAAGagccatcatctcgaggggaCGTGTGGAGAAAAAATCCCACATCTGATAGATGAGAAAggacttgagtaatatataaagggttagggtctctccactcattgccaattggttttgagttggaagcccatagtaaaacccaaatttaacatggtatcagagctttggTTCTAATAACTAAATCTGAAAACACGCAATGGCTACGGGATCGAACAACGATTTGAAAAACATATTCCAGAAAATTGAGAGTGTTGCACCAGTTTATCAATTGGCTGCAAATGAAAATCCCGGTGCCATCATCGCACAAGTCCAGTTCAATGGAGAGAACTTTGATGAATGGGCAAAAGCTGTGAGAACAGCCCTTcgtgtgaagaagaagtatgggTTTGTGGACGGCAGCGTGCCCAAGCCCAAGGTGGATTCACCAGAATTTGAAGATTGGATCTCGGTGAATTCAATGGTGTCGTTGTGGATCTTGAACACGGTTGAACCAAAGGTGCGGAGAACACTGACGAACAAGGAGGATCCGCAGGAGCACTGGAAGGAAATCAAGGATCATTTTTCCGAGGGAAACGGACCAAGGTTTCAGGAGATCAAAGCAGAGCTTGCAAACTGTAGGCAAGGTAATCTAAGTGTAATTGATTACTATGGAAAGCTTCAAGTGCTTTGGGAGGACTTGATGAATTATGAGAAACAGTTGGTGTGCAAGTGTGGAGGGTGCTCGTGTAATCTCAGCGGGCAactagagaaaaagagagaagaggaacaTATACATCAGTTTCTCTTGGGTCTTGATGATGACATGTACGGGTCTGTGCGGGCGTCTATTATTAGCACTGATCTGATTCCTAACATGAATCAAGTGTACTCAAAGGTGAA
The Camelina sativa cultivar DH55 chromosome 15, Cs, whole genome shotgun sequence DNA segment above includes these coding regions:
- the LOC104747105 gene encoding uncharacterized protein LOC104747105, whose amino-acid sequence is MSFRSHSTGSSQFAEKITEDPVTYKTAQSTVTCIYQAHISGFWRNVTVLWSKNLMNHSLMVMVTSVEGDMNYCCKVDLKPWHFWNKKGYKSFEVEGNPVEVYWDFRSAKFVSSPEPSSDFYVALVSEEEVVLLVGDYKKKAFKRTKSRPALVEAALFYKKENVFGKKCFTTRAKFYDEKKEHEIIVESSTSGPKEPEMWISIDGIVLVQVKNLQWKFRGNQTVLVDKQPVQVFWDVYDWLFSTPGTGHGMFIFKPGNGEDSDMEGSGHGGGGGGESDTSTAGSRYYSTKSSNPWPPEFCLFLHAWKLD